CGCCAGTGCCAGCGTTCAATTCGATCCGCGCGGTGCGTGGTTGGCGGTCGGCCCCGCACCGGCGCGTTGGGGTGTTTCGCTGGTCAATTTGCGGGATTCCAAGATCGTTCGTTCGCTTCCCTTCGGCGAGTTTTGCTTCGCTGGTTCCGGTAGCATCTGGGCGACCGAGTACAAAAACGGCTACAACCTGAACGAATATCCGCACGGCAAGCTTTCGGAGCTAGGCGCGAAAGCTGTTGTCGCCGCGCCGAAGAAGGGACTGTTTGGTTCAAAGCCGGAGCGGCCCAGGCACGACTCAAGCAAATCCGTGAATACGATTCTGACCGGGCACGCGCCAGAACACCTTGCATTCACCAACAAGCACGACGTTCTGGCCGTTGGATTGGGCGCCGCGGGCGTTACCTTTTTCAATCTGTCAAACTGCTCAAGTATTGGAGCAATCACGCAAATCGAAGCGGGCTCGCGCGGAAACGTTGGCACACACGCATCCGGGACGTTCGCGACGAGCCAGGCAACCCCCGAGGTCACTGTGCTTGGAGCACGCGGCGGCAACAGAGGGATGACGGAAGCATTTCGCTACAATGTGACGTCGCAACGTTTGATCGGTGAGCTTCGGACTGAGCAGTACGACAGCGTCGCCTCCGTCGCTTACTCTCCAACTGGCGCCGAAATCGCCCTTGGGTTTGCGCGGATTGGCGTTACGATTTTTGATGCAGCCTCCTCAAAGCCGATCTGCGAACTTCCAGACCACAACGGCGCGGTGTTCGCGGTCAATTTTTCGCCGGACGGCTCGCTTCTCGCCACGGCTTGCGAAGACGGCGCCGTGCGATTGTGGGAGCTGGTGTATGCTTAAAGGCTTCGCAGAGTTCGCGGCTACACCGACACATGAACGGAGCGCCGCATGAAAAGCGCGCGCACCATCTCTACGCCCGCAGTGATTGGCGCCGTGACGATCTCCGCGTTGGCGATCGTTGCGTACGGGTTTGCAACCAATGACGGCTGGAACGAGGAAGGCGCCGGCGCTGCCGCGCGGCTGACGGCGCGCTTTTCGTTTCCGATATTCGTGCTGGCGTGGTCCGCGTCGGCATTGGCGCGCTTGTGGCCGGGCGGATGGCGCAGCGTCGTGTTGCGCCGGCGCCGCGCGATTGGATTGAGTTTCGCTGCCGCGCACTTCGTGCATTTGGGGGCGTTGTTGATCGCCGTGCTGGTGTTCGGCGATCAGCCAAAACCGACAACAGTCTTTGGCGGCGGCGCCGGCTACGTGCTGATTGCGGCAATGGCGCTCACATCGAACGATGCGGCGGTGCGAGCGATGGGCCCGCGCAATTGGAAGCTGCTCCACGCTGTCGGCGGTTACGCGATCGCCACCATTTTCGCGGTTTCGTATCTTGGGCGGGTGGAAACAAATCCAGCGCTTGGCGTTCCCGCCATGATTTTGATTGGCGCCGCGGCGTTGTTGCGGCTGGCGGCTTGGTTAAAATCACGCACGCCGCGCGCGGCTTTACAGCGTTAGCATCGCGCGCACGTCCGCCGGCGTTCGGCCGGCTTCGCGCAGGGCGCGGAGCGCGGCGGCTTGGTCGCGCTTGGCGAGACGTTTGCCATCGTCGCCGAGGATCAGGCGATGATGCAGGTAACGCGGCGTCGGCAGGCCGAGCAGGCGTTGTAGCAGTGCGTGCAGGTGCGCGGCGCCGCGCAAATCCTCGCCACGGATCACGTGCGTCACGCCTTGCTGTGCGTCGTCCCAGACGCTGGCGAGGTGATACGAGGTCGCGAAATCTTTGCGCGCGAGCACGACATCGCCGTGTTTTTCCGGCTCGGCGCGCACGAGGCCGGTCTCATCCTCGAACATCAGCGTAAAAAATGCCGGGCCGAGCGCGGCGCGCGCTTTCTTGATCGACAAGCGCCACGCATAGGATTCGCCCGCGTCGAGCTTTTCTTGTTCCTCGACGGGATCGAGCGCTTCGCCACGAAACACGTCGCCGGTCTCGCCGTGTGGCGCCGATGCGATGGCGTCAGCTACTTCCTTGCGGGTGCGGAAGCAGCGATAGACGAGATTGCGCGCAATGAGATCATCGAGCACGCGCGCATATTCTCCCAGATGCTCGGATTGGCGGCGAACGGGATGTTCCCACTCAATGCCGAGCCAAGCCAAATCCTCAAGGATCGCCACCTCAAACTCCGGACGTGCGCGGCCTTGGTCGATGTCTTCGATGCGGAGGATGAAGCGACCGTTCGCAGCGCGTGCGCTCTCGAACGCGGTCAGCGCGGAGAAGGCGTGGCCGAGATGGAGATGGCCGGTGGGCGAGGGCGCGAAGCGGGTGACGAAGCTCATGGCGCCTTAAGGCTACCCACGCGCGGCTCGAGTGGGTAGGAGAACCGCATGACGGTATTTATCGACGGGCCACGTATTCCGCCGGCGGGTGGGGGCAAAGCGGACGCGCTGGTCGTCTTGCTGCACGGCTACGGATCGAACGGCGCGGATTTGATCGGCTTGGCGCCCTATTGGCAAAAGGCATTGCCGGGTGTGGCGTTTGTAGCGCCGAACGCCGTAGAGCCCATTCCGGGCATGCCTGGCTCATATCAATGGTTCCCCATCACCCAGCTCGACCCTGGCTTGATGGAGCACGGAGCGCGCGCCGCGGCGTCGTCCGTAGATCGTTTCATCGATAGGGAACTCGAGCGCACTGGGCTCGACGAAAGCCGGCTGGCGCTGGTGGGGTTTTCTCAGGGTACGATGATGGCGCTGCATGTCGGCGTGCGGCGGAAAAGGGCAATCGCCGGCGTGGTTGGGTTTTCCGGCGTGCTCGTAGGCGCCCGGACGTTGAAGGAGGAAATGACCTCCAAACCGCCGATCCTGCTTATCCACGGGACCGAGGATGACCGCATTCCGGTGTCGGCGATGTTTGAATCTGCGGAGGCCCTTGCTGCCGCAGACCACGGCGCGCAATGGCACCTGAGCTACGGCGTACCGCATTCGATTGGGCCGGACGGGCTCGAACTGGGTGGCGATTTCTTGTCTAATGCGTTGAAAACAAAGAAAACTCTACTATCGGCTTAACGGAGTCGCGCCGCTGTTGCGGGCTTGTCACGCCAAAGCCACGCAAATCAGGCATAGTTCGCTTGCTCGCGGTCCTGGTGGCTCGGGATCTTGGAGCGAAAGGAGGCCGTCTTCAGTCCAGATCAGGTTCATCCCCGGTCCCATCCGCCGCACCTCCAGGGTGCGCAAAGATGAGTGTTTCGAGCGCCCCCTTGGCTGGCTGGCCCGCGCTCGTGTTGAACGCGGACTTTAGACCGCTCTCGTATTTCCCGTTGTCATTGTGGCCGTGGCAGGAAGCGGTGAAGGCCGTGTTCCTGGAGCGGGTCGATGTGGTCGCGCAATACGATCACGTTGTGCATTCGCCGTCCTTTGAGATGAAGCTGCCGTCGGTGATCTCGCTGCGCGAATACGTGGCGCAGGATCGCCCGCCTGCGTTTACGCGCTTCAATCTGTTCCTGCGCGACGGCTTTGCCTGCCAATATTGCGGCGACACCGACGATCTCACCTTCGATCACGTGCTGCCGCGCTCGCGCGGTGGGCGCACGACCTGGGAGAACATCGTCACCGCCTGCGCGCCGTGCAATTTGCGCAAGGGCGGGCGTTACGCGCACCACGCGCAGATGCGGCCGTACCGCAAGCCGCGCCGGCCAACCATGCACGAGCTTCAGCACATGGGCCGCCGCTTCCCGCCGCATCACATGCATGAGAGCTGGCTGGATTACCTCTATTGGGATGTCGAGCTGGACGCTTAAAACGCGCCCGCGACCGTCGTGAAGGTGCCGCCGAGCGAGCCGCCGATGGAGGTGACAGCGGCGATGATCACCATGCCGATCAAGCTGGCGACCAGCGCATATTCAATCGAGGTGGCGCCGTTTGCATTGGCCAGGAAGCGCTTCAGCATATTCATTTGGCGCTCCATTCGATCAAGCGATCCACCAGCACGACATCGGCTGGCGGCATCGCGTAGTTGCGCAAATCGCGCGCGTGCGCCCACGCCAACGCTTGCGCTTCGCGCGCAACCGGTTCGCCAGTCCAATGCTTGATCATGTAGAGCGGCATCAGCAGGTGGAACTCCGGGTAGGCGTGGCTTGCGAACGCGAACGGTTCGAGCGCGTCGGCGCTCACGTTCACGTCCAATTCTTCTTTCAATTCACGCACGAGCGCCGCTTCCGGCGCTTCGCCCGCCTCGACCTTGCCACCAGGAAATTCCCAGAGGCCGCCGAGCTGTTTGCCGGCCGGTCTTTGTGCGATGAGCACGCGTCCGGAGGCGTCAACCATCGCGGCGGCCGTCACCAGGAGCAGCTTCCGCGACGCTGCACTATGATCGTTTTGCATGAAGAAGCCGTGAGCCCGATTGGTTGATCGCCGCTAACCTTAGCGGCCGTTTACCACGGCAGGACCGCTTCCGCGCTAGCCTGCGGCGTCGAAAGCGCGTTTGACGTAGCCGACGATCTTGGCGTCCACTTCATCGGCGGTGGTGAGGGGTACGATGTATTGGCACATGCCGCCGGGCGGGACGATTTTCACGCGCGTGTCGGAGATGTCGTCCTTGAGGTTCAAGCCGAGCTCAAAACGGTCGTTGGTCTTGGGGCCGAGCATGGCGAATTGTTTTTTGCGGCGAAGCGAGACGTACCCCTTCTTCGGCGCGATTTCGAAATCGCCCATCTTGGCGATGGCCGCCATCAGCTTGTCGTGGATCGGGCGGAGCGCGGCCTTCTTGCCGGCATAGATCTCCGCGAGCACATCGTCAGTGGAAGCGCCGGACGCCTTAGCGGCGCTTGCGCCGTCGGACTTAAGGCTGTGATGGGCGACGAGGTTCGCGTCGCCATGGCCGAGGCCGTACGTTTCGATCAGCCAGGTACGAATTTCGCCGTGCTTGGCTTTGCCAGACTTGGCGATCGCCGCGCCGAGTTGGGCCATGGATTTCCCGGTTTTCTTCTCGATATTGCCGATCTGCGTAGCGATCGCCTTGTCCGTGTCCGCCATGGACGCCTCCCGGGGTTTGATTGAACGGTCAATCAAGTGCCGTGGCAAGCTTTTTTTGGTTGGAGGGCGCGCGTCGTGAGGCGGCGCTTAAGCGGCGGCGCGAGCGGTGGGGGATTTGCCGTAGGCGGCGCCATGCGCGGCGAAGCTGTCGGCGCCTTCGGGAAGCGCCTCGCCTTGGCCGAGCACGAGCAAGCCGTGCGGTTCGAGCACGTCGCCGAGGCGATCTAAAGTCGCGAGGCGCGTTGGCGCGTCGAAGGCAGCGAGCACGTTGGCGCAGAGGATCAGGTCGAAGCGGCCGAGCGCATCCAGGGTTTCGAGCAGATTGACGCGCTCAAACCGCACCCGCGCGCGCATACGATCGGAGATGCGCCAGAGGTCGCCAGCCTTCTCGAAATGGGCAATCAATTTGCGGATCGGCAAGCCGCGCTGCACTTCGAACTGTGTGTAGAGGCCGCTGCGCGCCTTATCGAGCAAACGCTCTGAAGCGTCGATGCCGATGATTTCTGCGCCGATGAGCTGGCCCTCCTGGCGCAACTCCTCAGTGAGCATCGCGATCGAATAAGCTTCCTGGCCGGTTGAGGCGCCGGCGCAGAGGATACGCAGCGCGCCGCCCTTTTTGTGGGCGAGCGCGGGGATGGCGTCGCGCAAATGCGCAAAACCCGCGCGGTCGCGAAAGAAGCGCGTTTCGCTTTGGATCAGCGCATCGGCGATGGCCCCGGCGAGTTTGCCGTCCTCGCGCGTGCGCGCGGCGGTGACAAATTCGGACACGCTGGAAAAGCTTTCGCGCCGGGCGATCGGCGTGAGGCGCTGTTCGATCAACGCCGCCATTTCGCGTGTTAGCACCGCGCCCGAGCGCGCCTTGCATTCGCGCGTCACAAATTGGAGATCGGCGTCGCTCAGCATTAGGCAAGGCCCGCTTCAGCGAATTTTGACGCGAGGATGTCGCCGTCGAACGGCTTCATCATGTATTCGTCGGCGCCGGCTTTGATGGCTTCGGCGATTTTCTCAACGTCGTTTTCTGTGGTGCAGAACACAACCGTTGGCGCATCGCCGCCCGGCTCCAAGCGCAGCTGACGCAGGAAATCGATGCCGCTCATCACAGGCATCGTCCAATCGAGCAGGATGGCGTCCGGCATGTGCCGGCGGCACGCTTGCAGCGCTTCAAGGCCGTCAGCGGCCTCTTCGATCTCGAAGCGCATGTCTTCAAGGATGCGGCGCGCGACTTTGCGGATCACGCGGCTGTCGTCCACGACGAGACAGCGTTTCATAGGGTCGGCTCCGTCGGAATCTCTTCCAACAGATGCGCCTCAGCGGTTAACGCTTGTTTACGGCCTCAGATTTTGAACGCTTCCGATCGCGCAATGAGCTCGATCCGCTCTTCCGCTTCGATCGCCGACAGCTCGACGCCGCCTTGACGGGCGAGAAGCCCGGTCAGCGTCGGCTGGATGGTGTGGCCGGACAGGTGCTCGTCGCCGCCGTCCCCCTTGAGGGCGGTGGCGGTGGGCTCACGCAATTTGGCGCGCGGACCGGTAGCAATGATTCTCACTTCGCCGGCTTTGCCCGTCACTTCCACCGTTCCGCCCCGCGGCAGGCATTCGTTGGCGATAAGCAACAAATTCACGATTACGCGCACGGCTGGGCGCGGCATGGCGATTGGCGGCACGTCCCATTTCAGCTCGGCTTTGAGGACGGAGTACAATTTGATCGCGACTTCGCGGCCTTCATCGATGGTGGACTCGCCTTCAGCGATGGCGCCGGCCATGGCGAAGCGGAAGAATTCGAGCTTCGCCCAGGCTTTTCCCACGCCGTGGTCCAGAAGCGAGAGCGCATCGGGGTCGGTTTTGCCGTCCGCGCCCTTGATCATTTCGAGGCCCTGGATGATCGCCGACATCGGCTCCACCATGTCGTGGCAGATGCGCGAGGCGACGAGCGCCGTGAGCCGCGTATTCTCGATCATGCCGCTCTCCGTTTGGGGAAGACGCGAACAATACCGAGATTCGCGGCCGGAAAAGCGGCGTCGATGCTTTGGGGCTTCTCATGAAGGCGCTGGGGCGCCACATGCGGCTGTGAATTAAGGGTTTGAGATGGCGGTTGAGGCAGCGGCGGACGGCGGTTTGGGGCTTGAGCACGCGGTGGCGCTGCTGGCGGCGGCCGTGGTTGCTGCGCCGCTGTTTCGGCGTGTGGGGCTCGGCTCGGTGCTGGGCTACCTCGCGGCTGGCCTGCTGATTGGGCCATACGGCATCCGGCTGTTCGGCGACCCCGAAAGCATCCTGCACGTCGCTGAATTTGGCGTGGTGATGTTCCTGTTTCTGATCGGCCTCGAAATGCGGCCGAGCAAATTGTGGGCGTTGCGTAAGGAGATTTTCGGCCTCGGGCTTGCGCAAGTCGTGGCGTGTGGCGTGCTGCTTTCGCTTGTGGGCATCGCCGCGGGCTTGCCGCCGTCGGCTGCGGTGATCGGTGCGATGGGTTTCGTGCTGTCATCGACGGCCGTGATCATGAAGATGCTCGACGACACCGGCGAGACGTCGTCGCCGGCCGGGCAACGCGCAGTGTCGATCCTGCTGTTGGAAGATCTGGCGATCGTGCCGTTGCTCGCCGGTGTTGCGGTTCTGGCTTCGCTGATGGGCGTGCAGGAAGAAACGCGGCCTGCGTGGCAAAGCATCGGCATCGCGCTCGCGTCATTGGCGGCCGTGGTGGCGGTCGGCAAATGGGCGCTCAATCCGCTGTTTGCGATCCTGGCGCGCTCGGGTGCGCGCGAAGTGATGACGGCGGCGGCGCTGCTGGTGGTTCTGGGCGCGGCGCTGTTCATGCAATGGGGCGGCCTGTCGATGGCGATGGGCGCGTTCCTCGCTGGCGTACTGCTTTCGGACTCGACGTTCCGTCATCAGCTCGAAGCGGATGTCGAGCCGTTTCGCGGCATCCTCTTGGCGCTGTTTTTCATCAGTGTCGGCATGTCGCTCAACCTGACGATCGTTGTCGATCAATGGCAGCTGATCGTCGGCGGCGTTCTGGCGTTCATGGTGGTGAAAGCGGCGGGCATCTATGGGATCGCGCGGCTGTTCAAAGCCAACCACCGCGAATCCATTCAACGCGCGGCCCAATTCGCGCAGGGCGGCGAGTTCGCGTTCGTGCTTTACGCGGCGGCGGTGGCGGCCGGCGTGATGGCCGGCGAGATCGCCGCGGCCATGACGGCGATCGTGATCATTTCAATGGCGCTGACTCCACTCGTTGTGCTGATCTTGCACCGTTTGACGCCCGCGCCGGAAATTTCCCACGATGGGGTGGAGGAGGCGGCAAACCTCAACGGACGCGTGCTGTTCATCGGGTTCGGGCGCTTCGCGCAGGTGGTGAGCCAGGCCTTGCTGGCGCGTGGCGTCGATGTGTCGCTGATCGAAACCGACGTGGAGATGATCCAGGCCGCCGGCAAATTCGGTTTCAAAGTTTATTACGGCGATGGCACACGGCTTGACGTGCTGCGCGCGTCGGGCGCGCAGACGGCCGAGGCCATTCTCGTGTGCGTCGATAAACCGGAAGTCGCCGACCGCATTGTCGCGCTGGCGAAATCGGAGTTTCCGCACGCGAAGTTGTTCGTACGTGCGTTCGATCGTGGGCATGTGCTGCGCCTGATTAGCGCGGGCGTCGATTATCAAATTCGGGAATTGTTTGAGTCGGCCATCATGTTTGGCGGCGCGGTGCTGCGCGAGCTTGGCTTCACCGAATTGGAAGCGGCGGAAACCTTGGAAGAGGTGCGCGACCGCGATGCAGCGCGGCTTGAGTTGCAAGTCGCCGGCGGGCTGGAGGCGGGGCGCTCGCTGATCCGCGGCAACATGGCGACGCCGCAGCCGGCGCCGTTGGTG
This window of the alpha proteobacterium U9-1i genome carries:
- a CDS encoding hypothetical protein (putative glutathione-regulated potassium-efflux system protein kefB); protein product: MAVEAAADGGLGLEHAVALLAAAVVAAPLFRRVGLGSVLGYLAAGLLIGPYGIRLFGDPESILHVAEFGVVMFLFLIGLEMRPSKLWALRKEIFGLGLAQVVACGVLLSLVGIAAGLPPSAAVIGAMGFVLSSTAVIMKMLDDTGETSSPAGQRAVSILLLEDLAIVPLLAGVAVLASLMGVQEETRPAWQSIGIALASLAAVVAVGKWALNPLFAILARSGAREVMTAAALLVVLGAALFMQWGGLSMAMGAFLAGVLLSDSTFRHQLEADVEPFRGILLALFFISVGMSLNLTIVVDQWQLIVGGVLAFMVVKAAGIYGIARLFKANHRESIQRAAQFAQGGEFAFVLYAAAVAAGVMAGEIAAAMTAIVIISMALTPLVVLILHRLTPAPEISHDGVEEAANLNGRVLFIGFGRFAQVVSQALLARGVDVSLIETDVEMIQAAGKFGFKVYYGDGTRLDVLRASGAQTAEAILVCVDKPEVADRIVALAKSEFPHAKLFVRAFDRGHVLRLISAGVDYQIRELFESAIMFGGAVLRELGFTELEAAETLEEVRDRDAARLELQVAGGLEAGRSLIRGNMATPQPAPLVTPRKKAQALNEEAAEAIGDAPN
- a CDS encoding chemotaxis protein methyltransferase CheR, producing MLSDADLQFVTRECKARSGAVLTREMAALIEQRLTPIARRESFSSVSEFVTAARTREDGKLAGAIADALIQSETRFFRDRAGFAHLRDAIPALAHKKGGALRILCAGASTGQEAYSIAMLTEELRQEGQLIGAEIIGIDASERLLDKARSGLYTQFEVQRGLPIRKLIAHFEKAGDLWRISDRMRARVRFERVNLLETLDALGRFDLILCANVLAAFDAPTRLATLDRLGDVLEPHGLLVLGQGEALPEGADSFAAHGAAYGKSPTARAAA
- a CDS encoding HNH endonuclease family protein, whose amino-acid sequence is MAGWPALVLNADFRPLSYFPLSLWPWQEAVKAVFLERVDVVAQYDHVVHSPSFEMKLPSVISLREYVAQDRPPAFTRFNLFLRDGFACQYCGDTDDLTFDHVLPRSRGGRTTWENIVTACAPCNLRKGGRYAHHAQMRPYRKPRRPTMHELQHMGRRFPPHHMHESWLDYLYWDVELDA
- a CDS encoding glutamyl-Q-tRNA synthetase, yielding MSFVTRFAPSPTGHLHLGHAFSALTAFESARAANGRFILRIEDIDQGRARPEFEVAILEDLAWLGIEWEHPVRRQSEHLGEYARVLDDLIARNLVYRCFRTRKEVADAIASAPHGETGDVFRGEALDPVEEQEKLDAGESYAWRLSIKKARAALGPAFFTLMFEDETGLVRAEPEKHGDVVLARKDFATSYHLASVWDDAQQGVTHVIRGEDLRGAAHLHALLQRLLGLPTPRYLHHRLILGDDGKRLAKRDQAAALRALREAGRTPADVRAMLTL
- a CDS encoding phospholipase/carboxylesterase family protein codes for the protein MTVFIDGPRIPPAGGGKADALVVLLHGYGSNGADLIGLAPYWQKALPGVAFVAPNAVEPIPGMPGSYQWFPITQLDPGLMEHGARAAASSVDRFIDRELERTGLDESRLALVGFSQGTMMALHVGVRRKRAIAGVVGFSGVLVGARTLKEEMTSKPPILLIHGTEDDRIPVSAMFESAEALAAADHGAQWHLSYGVPHSIGPDGLELGGDFLSNALKTKKTLLSA
- a CDS encoding inner membrane protein is translated as MKSARTISTPAVIGAVTISALAIVAYGFATNDGWNEEGAGAAARLTARFSFPIFVLAWSASALARLWPGGWRSVVLRRRRAIGLSFAAAHFVHLGALLIAVLVFGDQPKPTTVFGGGAGYVLIAAMALTSNDAAVRAMGPRNWKLLHAVGGYAIATIFAVSYLGRVETNPALGVPAMILIGAAALLRLAAWLKSRTPRAALQR
- a CDS encoding 5-methyl-dCTP pyrophosphohydrolase, which encodes MTAAAMVDASGRVLIAQRPAGKQLGGLWEFPGGKVEAGEAPEAALVRELKEELDVNVSADALEPFAFASHAYPEFHLLMPLYMIKHWTGEPVAREAQALAWAHARDLRNYAMPPADVVLVDRLIEWSAK
- a CDS encoding signal transduction histidine kinase, coding for MIENTRLTALVASRICHDMVEPMSAIIQGLEMIKGADGKTDPDALSLLDHGVGKAWAKLEFFRFAMAGAIAEGESTIDEGREVAIKLYSVLKAELKWDVPPIAMPRPAVRVIVNLLLIANECLPRGGTVEVTGKAGEVRIIATGPRAKLREPTATALKGDGGDEHLSGHTIQPTLTGLLARQGGVELSAIEAEERIELIARSEAFKI
- a CDS encoding chemotaxis regulator (transmits chemoreceptor signals to flagelllar motor components CheY), producing MKRCLVVDDSRVIRKVARRILEDMRFEIEEAADGLEALQACRRHMPDAILLDWTMPVMSGIDFLRQLRLEPGGDAPTVVFCTTENDVEKIAEAIKAGADEYMMKPFDGDILASKFAEAGLA